The following proteins are co-located in the Telopea speciosissima isolate NSW1024214 ecotype Mountain lineage chromosome 9, Tspe_v1, whole genome shotgun sequence genome:
- the LOC122639450 gene encoding uncharacterized protein LOC122639450, translating into MAKRRAKKNVPKASTTLASNLNDAHEQPKAEMPEDALRDHEVERQIAATRAIRDLETECLLTGLRLLRSNFSEEKLQTPVLQFFKENLPNLSLVRNNKDGQFEVELKDEDGNLFMSHTDERNIHTSILQRMSMSYHPDFAGVIPNFGGFEFSSKSVKTNPFDSANLQIPDYVLEEQSDTQMLGLQEAFRTPGVSTHRLSVGMTPKTRRLPKHGEMILSVHGSPLGVYKEGNMEAINGMCSFYLMKMIFKSWSCFNS; encoded by the exons ATGGCAAAGCGAAGAGCTAAGAAAAATGTACCAAAAGCATCTACAACACTTGCCAGCAATTTAAATGATGCACATGAACAGCCTAAAGCTGAGATGCCAGAAGATGCATTAAGGGATCATGAAG TTGAACGTCAAATCGCTGCTACTAGGGCAATTCGTGATTTGGAGACTGAATGCCTCCTAACTGGGTTGAGATTGCTTCGCTCAAATTTCAGTGAGGAAAAGCTGCAAACCCCTGTATTGCAGTTCTTCAAGGAAAATTTACCAAACCTGTCATTGGTAAGAAATAACAAGGATGGACAATTTGAAGTGGAATTGAAGGATGAAGACGGGAACTTGTTCATGAGTCACACGGATGAAAGAAACATACACACATCAATTTTACAACGGATGTCCATGTCTTATCATCCGGATTTTGCTGGTGTAATCCCAAATTTTGGTGGATTCGAGTTCTCAAGTAAATCCG TGAAAACAAACCCTTTTGATTCTGCAAACTTGCAGATTCCAGACTAT GTTTTGGAGGAGCAATCAGATACTCAGATGCTTGGTTTACAAGAGGCCTTCCGAACCCCTGGG GTGAGTACCCACAGGTTGTCTGTTGGCATGACCCCTAAAACTCGAAGGCTACCAAAGCATGGTGAAATGATTTTATCTGTGCATGGCTCGCCCCTTGGAGTGTACAAGGAAGGTAACATGGAAGCCATAAACGGTATGTGTTCCTTCTACTTAatgaaaatgatttttaaatCTTGGTCATGTTTCAATTCGTAA
- the LOC122639227 gene encoding disease resistance protein RUN1-like, which produces MAELTEASSSSSAFSSGSSKFSVFLSFRGEDTRKNFTSFLHKALKNSGINSFIDSEQLWIGEAIGPALLRAIERSKISIPVFSKGYASSKWCLLELSHILDCHKSKAQMVLPIFLDDVGPSHVRNQTGSFEEPFQEHEKNFEPHIVESWREALRVVGNLKGWVLKEDTNGDQAELVELVVRRVLEELITSTHLAVCKYLIGIDSHVNHLLSLLNIGSNNVLFVGICGYGGIGKTTIAKAVYNCILSTFNRHSFLSDVREQATQWMGLETLQKQLLKDIIKRDIDVGDLHRGKILIEHSLCEEKVLVVLDDVDSQEQVDALAGAFNWFGQGSRVILTTRDEHILNVIKIDKDKIYRPQELNHKQSLQLFSLHAFSRDLPPEYYIKISHDVVCYSGGLPLTLEVLGSYLSDISGKEEWESTLQKLKEIPLEKVQRRLKISYDNLEDDYQKAIFLDAACFFIGWPKRTVISIWEACGYHPKSAIHRLIKRSLLKFEDYGKCYLKMHDQIRDMGRNIVKEESPMEPAKRSRLWSYDDILDVFQEHKGTDMIKGMLLPSDLPSVYLTNEHFEMMPNLRFLRIKSDMFMGDISDLPSGLRWFRLKNCPWEILPTNFYHKRLVHLDLSWNFMIEQAWHIVPQDKNKRFQKLKVLNLSYCRHLSKSPDFSWFPFLESLNLGYCKSLDKLDNSIGQLNKLKSLILKYCYSLKMLPDDVGLLEKLEVLDAENCVGLVTLPTAMGRMKSFHSLNLLGTRISNISKLPDDFSMLSNIVELKMSRDWPQVRLSPTVRNLLLENGESDQNTEKKKLKRS; this is translated from the exons ATGGCGGAACTGACAGAGGCATCATCCTCCTCCTCTGCCTTTTCATCTGGATCTTCCAAGTTCAGTGTATTTCTCAGCTTTAGGGGTGAAGACACTCGCAAAAACTTCACCAGTTTCCTCCATAAAGCTCTCAAAAACAGTGGAATCAATAGCTTTATCGATAGTGAACAATTGTGGATTGGAGAAGCCATAGGCCCAGCTCTCCTTAGAGCGATCGAGAGGTCCAAAATCTCGATCCCTGTCTTCTCTAAAGGCTACGCCTCTAGTAAATGGTGCCTGCTGGAACTTTCTCATATACTTGATTGCCACAAATCCAAAGCTCAAATGGTCCTTCCCATATTCTTAGACGACGTCGGGCCATCACATGTTCGGAATCAAACTGGAAGTTTTGAGGAGCCGTTTcaggaacatgagaagaatttTGAGCCCCATATCGTAGAGAGTTGGAGGGAAGCTTTGAGAGTAGTAGGAAATCTAAAGGGATGGGTTCTCAAGGAAGACACAAATgg GGATCAAGCAGAGCTAGTTGAATTAGTTGTTAGAAGGGTTTTGGAAGAATTGATTACTAGCACCCACTTGGCTGTATGTAAATACCTTATTGGAATAGATTCCCATGTGAATCATCTATTATCTTTATTAAATATTGGTTCCAATAATGTTCTGTTCGTGGGAATCTGTGGTTACGGCGGCATTGGAAAGACAACTATTGCAAAAGCAGTCTACAATTGCATCCTTTCAACCTTCAATAGGCATAGTTTTCTTTCAGATGTTAGAGAACAAGCAACACAATGGATGGGTCTAGAGACTTTGCAAAAGCAGCTTCTTAAGGATATCATCAAAAGAGACATTGACGTAGGTGATCTTCATAGAGGAAAAATATTGATAGAACACAGTCTTTGTGAAGAAAAAGTTCTTGttgttcttgatgatgtggACAGTCAAGAACAGGTAGATGCTTTGGCTGGTGCATTCAATTGGTTTGGCCAAGGAAGTAGGGTCATTCTAACAACCAGAGACGAACATATTTTGAATGTGATTAAAATTGATAAAGATAAAATATATAGGCCTCAAGAGCTAAATCATAAACAATCTCTTCAACTATTTAGTTTGCACGCTTTTTCAAGGGACCTACCTCctgaatattatataaaaatttCACATGATGTGGTATGTTATTCGGGAGGGTTGCCTTTAACTCTAGAGGTGTTGGGGTCTTACCTATCGGACATAAGTGGCAAAGAAGAGTGGGAAAGTACATtacaaaaattgaaagaaattccTCTTGAAAAAGTCCAAAGAAGGTTGAAGATAAGTTATGATAATCTAGAAGATGATTATCAAAAGGCTATATTTCTTGATGCTGCATGTTTTTTCATTGGATGGCCGAAAAGAACCGTAATTTCCATATGGGAAGCTTGTGGCTATCATCCGAAATCAGCAATACATAGATTAATTAAAAGATCTCTTCTAAAATTTGAAGATTATGGCAAATGTTATCTGAAGAtgcatgatcagattcgggACATGGGAAGGAATATTGTCAAAGAAGAAAGCCCAATGGAGCCGGCTAAGCGTAGTAGGTTATGGTCTTATGACGACATCTTGGATGTGTTTCAAGAACACAAG GGAACTGACATGATAAAAGGCATGCTCCTTCCCTCTGACTTACCGAGTGTTTACTTAACTAATGAACACTTTGAGATGATGCCCAATCTAAGATTTCTTAGAATTAAATCAGACATGTTCATGGGAGACATTTCGGACCTTCCTTCTGGACTAAGATGGTTCAGATTGAAGAACTGTCCTTGGGAAATTCTACCAACCAATTTTTATCATAAGAGACTAGTTCATCTCGACCTATCATGGAACTTCATGATTGAACAAGCTTGGCATATTGTGCCTCAAGATAAAAATAAG CGGTTCCAAAAGTTGAAAGTTCTCAACCTGAGTTATTGTAGACATCTTTCCAAGTCCCCAGATTTTTCATGGTTTCCTTTCTTGGAGAGTTTAAATCTTGGATACTGCAAGTCCTTGGACAAGTTAGACAACTCCATCGGACAGTTGAATAAGCTCAAAAGTCTTATTCTCAAATATTGTTACTCACTCAAGATGTTACCCGATGATGTTGGACTATTAGAGAAACTTGAGGTATTAGATGCTGAGAATTGCGTTGGACTAGTAACACTACCAACAGCAATGGGGAGAATGAAGTCTTTTCATAGCCTCAATCTCTTAGGAACCAGAATTTCCAATATTTCAAAATTACCAGATGATTTTTCAATGCTCTCGAATATAGTGGAGTTGAAGATGTCTAGGGATTGGCCTCAGGTAAGACTCTCTCCTACAGTCCGGAATCTTTTGTTGGAGAATGGGGAATCAGACCAGAACAcggaaaaaaagaaacttaaaaGAAGCTAG